From the genome of Synergistales bacterium:
TTGGGACCGATATCCTCGGAGACCCGCTCCAGATAGGGCAGGGAGAACTCCTGGGTGATCGTCTTCACATCTTCCTCTCCCCATTCGATGTACTCGGTGCCCCACTCGGGGAAGGACTTGTTGAACATCTCGCGTCTCTGCCGGGAACAGACGTCGGCAAAATCCTGGTTGAAGGCCAGGGCCGCCGTCTCCACGATCGCCTGGAGATCCGGGGGCAGCTCGTCCCAGGCCTTCTGCGACACCCAGAGCTCCATGCCCTGCGGCACCTGCCAGGCCGGACCGATGAAGTAGGGGCAGACCTCGTAGAGCTTCAGGTCGCGGTAGAGCCACCAGGCCGTTCCGCTGCCGTCCAGTGTGCCCGTGGCGATGGCCATGTAGGTCTCGGGGTGGGGCAGCATGACCGGCGCCGCACCGAAGTGCTCCATGGTGTCCGACATGGCGCCGAAGAAACGCACCTTGAAGCCTTCCAGGTCTTCGACACCGTAGAGCGGCTCCTTGCTCCAGAAGTAGGTGTTCCCCACACTGTGGGTACCCAGGAAATGGATGCCTTCCTCGGCCAGGCCTTCTCCGATCAGCCTGTCGATTCCCCGGTGGTGGTAGAGCTCGTTGAACTCCTCGGTGGAACGGGTGACGAAGGGAGGCAGGTTACCCGCCTGCAGCCACCCCACGGGGAGCGAGCCCCTCCAGAAGAGGGAACTGGTGTTGGCGATCTGGATCATGTTATGCTGCAAAGCGGGGAAGACCTCCTGGTAGTCTACCAGCTCTCCCGCGTAGTGCAGGGTGATATCCAGACGCCCGTCGGACATCTCGCGGATCCTCTCGATAAAGGGAGGGATCACATATTCGGTGGCAAGGGCTCCGGGGGGATGGTGGCTCTGGAATTTCCAGTGGTATACCTTCTTGTCGTCCGCCGAGGCCTGCGGGGGCGCACCCAGCACAAGCAGGCCGACAGCTACGAAAACGATCAGGACCAATGCAGCCA
Proteins encoded in this window:
- a CDS encoding TRAP transporter substrate-binding protein, producing the protein MKTRNLAALVLIVFVAVGLLVLGAPPQASADDKKVYHWKFQSHHPPGALATEYVIPPFIERIREMSDGRLDITLHYAGELVDYQEVFPALQHNMIQIANTSSLFWRGSLPVGWLQAGNLPPFVTRSTEEFNELYHHRGIDRLIGEGLAEEGIHFLGTHSVGNTYFWSKEPLYGVEDLEGFKVRFFGAMSDTMEHFGAAPVMLPHPETYMAIATGTLDGSGTAWWLYRDLKLYEVCPYFIGPAWQVPQGMELWVSQKAWDELPPDLQAIVETAALAFNQDFADVCSRQRREMFNKSFPEWGTEYIEWGEEDVKTITQEFSLPYLERVSEDIGPKDPRVVEGIRIVKQFMRDYGYIDSDQ